Proteins encoded by one window of Paraburkholderia sprentiae WSM5005:
- a CDS encoding MFS transporter: MQLGQVFSLLAQQPAGTHAGFGLSATAAGLLMFSINIVALVASPWSGRVAARYKARPAALIGMLILAVAWASLIVLHRSLLLFVPGAVLCSFGLAFASTALYNQIVETTPAHQTGEATGMLYVFFSCFFAVGAQAVFALLRGATAGHDGASFPADSGYVSVFVYIACSSIAGLLIASMLPRRGKH; encoded by the coding sequence ATGCAACTGGGACAGGTCTTCTCGCTGCTCGCCCAGCAACCTGCCGGCACGCACGCCGGATTCGGGCTGAGCGCCACGGCAGCGGGATTACTGATGTTCAGCATCAACATTGTCGCGCTGGTCGCGAGTCCATGGAGCGGTCGCGTTGCGGCCCGCTACAAGGCTCGTCCCGCCGCCTTGATCGGCATGCTCATACTGGCCGTGGCGTGGGCCTCGCTGATCGTGCTTCATCGCAGCCTGCTGCTGTTCGTTCCAGGTGCGGTGCTGTGCTCGTTCGGTCTCGCCTTCGCGAGCACGGCGCTGTACAACCAGATCGTGGAGACGACGCCCGCACATCAGACAGGCGAGGCGACAGGGATGCTCTACGTGTTCTTCTCGTGTTTCTTCGCGGTGGGCGCCCAGGCGGTATTTGCGCTGCTGCGCGGCGCGACGGCGGGACACGACGGTGCATCGTTTCCCGCCGATAGTGGCTATGTCTCGGTATTCGTCTACATCGCCTGCAGTTCGATCGCCGGACTGCTGATCGCTTCCATGCTGCCGAGGCGTGGTAAGCACTGA
- a CDS encoding IclR family transcriptional regulator encodes MLKEISAPADRDVSGPRSLTRLLGIFDVLAKSPDGMSLAELNVALESPKSSLLNLLRPLVAEGYLMHDAGRYRLGPSIFRLSAGVMAAWNFSKILHPFLVDLSKSTKETVYVGVLDVEHKEITYVDVIESEQSVRYSMHIGLRRPLYCTAAGRVLLAHAPDAFVADYMKTVKFERRTPQTIATKKALRDELDRIVESGLSVSRGELLPDSAGVSSPIFGPNGNVIAAMAIGAPLERFDRERHRLEANMIRVAQRASALGQAEEE; translated from the coding sequence ATGTTGAAAGAGATCTCAGCGCCGGCGGACCGGGACGTCAGCGGGCCCCGCTCGCTGACCCGACTCCTCGGAATTTTCGATGTGCTGGCGAAGTCTCCGGACGGGATGTCGCTAGCAGAACTGAATGTCGCTCTCGAGTCACCAAAGAGCAGCCTGCTCAATCTGCTGAGACCTCTGGTGGCGGAAGGGTACTTGATGCACGACGCAGGCCGCTATCGCCTGGGGCCGTCGATCTTCCGGTTGTCGGCAGGAGTGATGGCTGCGTGGAATTTCTCGAAGATCCTCCACCCGTTCCTCGTGGATCTCTCGAAGAGCACCAAGGAAACTGTGTATGTCGGCGTCCTTGACGTCGAGCACAAAGAGATCACCTATGTCGATGTGATCGAAAGCGAGCAATCGGTGCGCTATTCAATGCACATTGGTTTGCGTCGCCCGCTCTATTGCACGGCTGCGGGCCGCGTTCTGCTGGCTCATGCACCGGACGCTTTCGTTGCCGACTACATGAAGACCGTCAAGTTCGAGCGCCGAACCCCGCAAACGATCGCAACGAAGAAGGCGTTGCGGGACGAACTCGACCGCATCGTCGAGAGCGGCCTGTCGGTGAGTCGCGGTGAACTGCTGCCCGATTCCGCCGGCGTGTCGTCGCCGATCTTCGGGCCGAATGGCAATGTCATCGCGGCAATGGCGATTGGTGCGCCACTCGAACGATTCGACCGCGAACGCCACCGGCTCGAAGCGAACATGATCAGAGTCGCCCAGCGAGCGTCTGCGTTGGGTCAAGCAGAAGAAGAGTGA
- a CDS encoding SDR family NAD(P)-dependent oxidoreductase, whose protein sequence is MYTKKLAEKVAIVTGGGQGVGLGIALALAAEGASLVLTGRTEAKLTRAAEELSALGSQVLVVPGDTRNRADAVRTVELAVERFGRVDALINNAQSSNPGVPLESVTDDDWSNTLQSGLYGTLYFMQAALPRMKSQGRGAIINFGSRTGIEGLKGFGAYAATKEGIRGLSRVAAREWGVYGITVNVICPAALTPAAEAYLEANPQERTRYLSEIALGRFGDPQRDIGRTVAFLCSDDANFITGQTISVDGGQSML, encoded by the coding sequence ATGTACACGAAAAAACTGGCAGAAAAGGTCGCCATCGTGACCGGAGGCGGGCAAGGCGTTGGACTCGGCATCGCCCTCGCGCTTGCCGCCGAGGGAGCGAGTCTGGTCCTGACCGGTCGCACGGAGGCCAAGCTCACACGGGCTGCCGAGGAATTGAGCGCCCTCGGTTCGCAAGTGCTGGTCGTGCCCGGTGATACGCGCAATCGTGCCGACGCGGTCCGGACAGTCGAGCTTGCGGTCGAGCGATTCGGACGTGTGGACGCACTCATCAACAACGCACAAAGCAGCAACCCCGGGGTGCCGCTCGAGTCTGTCACCGACGATGACTGGAGCAACACCCTCCAATCAGGCTTGTATGGCACGCTGTATTTCATGCAGGCCGCATTGCCGCGGATGAAGTCTCAGGGCCGCGGTGCCATCATCAACTTCGGCTCGCGCACTGGCATTGAAGGCCTCAAAGGATTCGGCGCGTACGCCGCTACCAAGGAGGGCATTCGTGGGCTCTCGCGGGTTGCCGCGCGCGAATGGGGCGTCTACGGCATTACCGTCAACGTCATTTGCCCAGCAGCGCTCACGCCTGCCGCCGAAGCCTACCTCGAAGCCAATCCCCAGGAACGCACTCGCTATCTCTCCGAAATTGCGCTTGGCCGCTTCGGCGATCCTCAGCGTGATATTGGACGAACAGTTGCATTTCTGTGTAGTGACGACGCTAATTTCATAACCGGGCAGACTATCAGTGTGGACGGCGGACAGTCAATGCTTTAG